The window GAAGTGCTTCTTGACAATAAAAGAGTCAAAGGAGTTCATCCCGATACGCGAATACTTTTTCAAGATGCTAGATTGCTTCCTTGGAAAAGAGTGATAGCAAATGTACAAATCGGTGCAAGAAACGGAGACAAAGACAGAGCAGAGGAAGCACTACAGCTCGTAGGGTTGGAACATAAAGCGAAAGAATGGCCCGGCATATTATCCGGCGGACAGCGCCAGCGTGTCGCTCTTGCGAGGGCGTTGGCGGGTAATCCGCGCCTCCTGTTATTGGATGAACCACTTAGCGCATTAGATGCTCTGACACGTATCGAAATGCAAGAATTGATTGAACGAATTTGGCATCAGCAACGATTTTCTGCCGTTTTGGTCACACACGACGTCAGCGAGGCCGTCGCTTTGGCAGATCGTATCGTCTTGATCGAAAATGGGGCTATCTCTCTTGATATACCGGTAGATTTACCCCGTCCGAGAGAAAGAAATACTGGCTTTGCCTATTATGAAAAGCTCATTCTGGATCGTCTTATGGGAAAAGTGACTAAAGAGACTTTAGAATCTGCGTTTATGTTCTCTTCCAAATAATAGTTTATAAATGTTGAATATTTTTTATTCTAATTCAATCCATTGAAAGAGGGATCTTTCGGATGATCTCAAAAACGTATAAAATGGCCGTTATGATTTTCGTTATGACGCTGGTATGGATTCTTGATGGCTGTAGTCACTCCGTTTCCCAAGAATCCGAAGTGAAAACTGTCAAACTGGATTATGCTTACTACAATCCGGTGAGTCTAGTTCTGAAAGAAAAGAAATGGTTGGAAGATGATTTACGGAAGGATGGAATCGGAGTTGAATGGATTTTTAGCGCCGGTAGTAATAAATCGCTGGAGCTTTTAAATAGCAGGAGCATTGACTTTGGATCAACATCTGGAGCTTCGGCTTTACTCGGAAGGGCAAATGGAAACCCAATCAAATCGATTTATGTTTTTTCTAAGCCAGAGTGGACAGCTTTAGTTGTTCGTGCCGATTCTCCTATAAAAAAAGTAAAAGATTTGAAAGGTAAAAAGATAGCTGTTACGCGAGGAACGGACCCTTACATATTTTTGCTGCGGGCATTGGGTACTGCGGGATTGAGCGAAAAAGATGTAGAAATCGTGCAACTGCAACACCCCGATGGTAAAACGGCCTTAGAAAAAGGGGATGTAGACGCATGGGCAGGACTCGATCCGTATATGGCGCAAACAGAGATAGAGAAACACTCAAAATTGTTTTTCCGCCACCCGGATTGGAATACGTACGGATTTCTTAATGTAAGGGAAGAGTTTGCAAAAGACCATCCCGAGATTGTGAAAAAAGTGCTTAAAGCTTATGAAAAGGCTAGAAAATGGGCATTAGAAAATCCGGACGAGTTTGAGAAATTAGTGGCAGCAGAAAGTAAACAAAACGATAAAGTCGCCGCAAAAGTGATCCACCGGACAGATTTGACCAATCCGGTCATTGGGGAGGTTCACAAACGGACCATTGAAGCGTCGGGAGAAGTGTTATTGAAAAGCGGTGCAATGGAAAAATCCGTCGATATTAAGAAAACGGCCGACAACTTAATTGATCCGGAGTATATCGAAAACATCAACAAGAAGTAAAGGAGGCAAGCGGTTGCGTCAATGGAAGAAACATTTCTTTATCACAGGTATGGGGCTGATCATTCCAATATTCATCATCATCTTGTGGCAAACCCTTTCTATTAACGGTTTGATTCCCCCTAATATTATGCCTTCTCCCTTGAAGATTGTTTCCACCATCGTAGATTTGTTTCGGGGAGGAGAGCTCATGGAACACGTCGGAATTACACTATATCGGGTAAGCGTGGGATTTTTGCTTGGAACGGCTGTTGCTTTATTGTTTGGGGTATTGAACGGATATTTTCGTACGTTTCGGTATTTGTTGGATCCGCTTATCCAAGCCTTGCGAAATATCCCTTCCTTGGCTTGGGTACCGTTATTTCTTTTATGGATGGGCATAAGCGAGACTTCCAAAATATCCTTGATTGCTTTAGGTGTTTTTTTCCCGGTTTATCTTAATTTAGTGTCTGGTATTCAAGGAGTGGACCGACGTTTACTGGAAGTAGGATTAGTGCACGGTTATCATGGCTGGAGATTGATTCGTCATTTTTTTCTGCCTGCGGCTCTGCCTTCGTTCATTGTAGGACTGAGAAGCGGGCTTGGATTGGGATGGATGTTTGTTGTAGCGGCGGAGATCATGGGGGCAAGCAAGGGATTAGGCTTTCTTATGATGGATGGTCAAACGACAGGGCGACCAGCTATTATCGTGGCCAGCATTTTATTGTTTGCTTTGTTTGGGAAATGCACCGATTATTTCTTGGAGCTGGTAGGACGTCGAATTCTTGCTTGGCAAGACATCTACCAATCTTTGGAAAGGGGAAACGTTTAATGAATAAGAATAGCATGATAAACAAGACACGTGGCAAAAAGTATTTGGACAGTTTGAAAGATGGAAGGAACGTGTGGCTGAATGGGAGCATCGTGGAGGATGTCACTACGCACCCCGCCTTTACGGGAACGCTGTCTACCATCGAGCGGTTGTTCAATATGCTCGATCATCCGGAAGAGAAGCAATTGGTCGGCTTTCAACCGCCTGGTTCAGACACATATGTCCATAGTTCATTTCTTGTACCTCGAAATCAAGACGATTTGCGGAAGAGAAGCATCGCTTTTAAATATTGGGCGGATGAAACGCATGGAGTGATGAGCCGTCTTTCGGAATACGCCCGCTCACTCGTAACCGGGTGGTATGCTGCCAGAGAGCAGCTGGCCCAGTTGGATCCGCGGTTTGCTTATAAGATTGCGGATTATTACGAGAAGGCACGGGACAATGATTTGTTTGTAGCCAATGCATTGCTCGATCCACAGGTAGACCGTTCCAAAGGATTGGAAGATTTCGATGCGGCCGATCGCATTCTGCATATCGTTAAAGAAACGGAGGACGGTTTGATCTTAAGGGGTGCCAAAATGATAGCTACCGCCGCTCCTTATGCACACGATTTTCTTATATTCCCTTTTCATAAAATCAAAGAGGAATATGCGAAACATGCACATGCCTTGATCGTTCCCGCCAATTCGCCGAGACTGCATATCGTATGCCGGGAACCGTTCATTTCTGATCGTGAACAAGATCATCTTTTGAGCGCTTCTTTCGACGAAATGGATGCTGTATTATTTTTTGACGACGTTCTAGTTCCTTGGGAAAGAGTGCTCATTCACGGGAATGCGGAAGCAGTATGGAAGTTTCGGATGAATCGGACCGCTAATTCTCTCGCTTTTCATCAAACGGTCGTGAGGCTGTTAAGCAAACTTGAGTTTGTGACCGGTGTCGCCATCGCCATTGCATAAGCGATTGGGGTTTCCGGATATTTGCATATTCAAGAAAAATTGGGGGAACTCATTACCCAAGTCGAAACGATTCATTCGCTGTTGGTTGCCTCGGAGGCGCAAGCTAAAAGGGACGAGACCGGCACGTTTATTCCTGCTCTTAAACCAATTGATACAGCGCGCATTCTAGGATCTCAATATTATCCGCGTGCGATCGAAATTTTACAGCAAATCGGTGCGGGGGGCTTCGTTCAAGTTCCGTCTACATTGGAAGAAATAAACGGGCCCATTTCAGAATTAATGCATAAATATTTTGCCGGAGCAACCGTGGGAGCCGAAGAAAAAGTCAAACTGTTTAAGCTGGCTTGGGACTTGTTTGGGAGCCAATTGGGTTCCAGACACGAATTATACGAAAGATATTATGCAGGAGATCCTGTAAGAGCCTTGGCCAATATATATACGAATGCGGAAAAACAGCAATATACAAAGCCGGTTTGGGAGTTTTTGCAAAGTAAGTCTCACGTCAAAAATGGATCACGATCATGAGAACGGGCTGATGCACTAAAAGCTCTCTGAAGGAAGTTTCGCTTTATCCCGCACATAAGGGAGAGTAAGCTCCCCCGCAGGATGGAGAGAATCAAGAAAAGTCTGAGAGGAGCGACTCTCCCTAGGCGTTTTCCTTTTTTATGAACATAAGTACAAGTACTGTAGTTGTTAAAAAAGAAAAGCCCCTAGTAAGGGCAATTTCGTGAAATGAACATTCATTACAGACCAGCATTTTCTGATATGTGATGTCATTTCCAATAATGAAAGCTTTTTTCTAATTGATTTTTGCATCACCAATGTCTAATGGCTATTATATAGCAAAAAAATGTAAATTCCTCTTATGCTTTTGTATCGATTTTATTTATTAAAGTTTCATCCTTGTCGACAAGGCCTAATTGAAATGCCTTGGATATAATATCTTTTACTTTTAATGTAAATTCAGGGTCTTTACTATAATTCATTTGTATTTGAAGCGCATCTTTATGAAATTTAGACATTTCTCCGGCGTTTTCCTTGTTTACAACTTTATTTTCATTCAAAAGTTCGTTAAATTGCTCAAAAGAAATATCCTTCGATTTTCCACCGACAAATTCAGTTCCATCCTTTATGCTTTTTTGAAATTCAGCAAATAATGTCAATCGAGTATAGGCAGCAAAATTTGGGTCATTTGGTTTGATTTGCATTTTTTTACCCCCTATTTATTAACTGTAATGAATAGATTATCATAAATTGTATTATTAGGTGGATAATAATTATTTGCTGATACAGTAAAGGTACCCGATGAAACTGCCGAAAGTGGGATACCTATATATTTTATGGTCCCTATAACGATATTGTTTGAATCCGTTACATAATCATCTGGTAATGCCTGGAATGTACTAGATGTGATATTATTACCGTTGTTATATATTCTTAATGTACCAGCTTGAATGGTTCCTTCAACATAGACTGCAATATATCCATTTTCGCCACTCATCGGTATACTCGCAGACTGTTGGTTAAAACCAATTTTTTCCCAATTTCCATTTTCTCCGTCTGATGTTACCCCAATAAATTGAATGTTTGTTAACGCTGGGGCTGGAGCTGCATGTGCTGTTCCACTAAACATAAATGGAATAGCTAGTAAACTTACTAAGAATACGGATAGTACCTTTTTCATAAATATTTCCTCCCCTTTATAGTTTTTCCAACAACCAACTATAATTATTTTATACGAAAAATTTAAAAAATTGAACCTTTTGTACTAAAAAAAGGGAAAAAGTACTATATTTATGTTTTGTTAATTCTTTGAAAAGTTAATCTCTAATAATTCCAATAAAAGCTCATGAAGGGCCGCATCCATATGTTTAATAGAGTTGTAGTTTGCAAAGTTTTGGATAACAGTTTTTGATTCTAACACCATACTGGCAGGAAAAAGTCTTTTATATTCATTTCATCCGGATATGAATGGAACTACGTTGTTAGTCCGTTCTGCCCACTATCCGCTTTCCTGAATGCCATATCTTTTTTGATCCATGATTTTATTTACGGATCCATAAAAATTGGGCTCAATTTGTCAATCCACTAACAAAACCAATCCATTTTCAAGTTCCTCTTTCATCAGAAATTTTTTTATCATTTATACAATCTTTCCCTTTTCTGAAAACAACAACAGGTTAAAAAATAACACGATGAACGCGGCTAGGTGGGGGTTCCTAAGGTCTTAAGGCAAGTATAAAAAGCAGACAGTCACAACGACACAAACATCAAACATTTCATAAACATAAACTAAATAAATCAAAAAGAATTCTACTGCTTCAGATTTAAATGTCTTTACTCAGCTGGTGAAATGGGACAATTCAAACGGTTTTTTTGCTGAAGAGGAGGTTGGAATCGAAAATTCCGGGTTTGTTGCGTATTTAAGAAACAAAATCACTATTTTGAAATTAGAAAAGCTCCTTTGTCCAAAACGTGATTCGGGACTGGAACGTTTTGTCGTTTTTGATGTTTTCTTTATGGACGAGCTTAAAGCCAAAATAATGACGAAACCATAAAACGGCTACTTTTAGTGAGAATTTATTTAGCTGTACTTGTAAAGAGACTACATCTGCAAAATGAAATGGTGGTTTGTAAGTTCGAATATCAATGTGTGTTGTCGTGATGAGTATTTTTTTGAAAAGCGAGAGTAAATGTAAGTAGTTACATTTATTGTTGGCGATGGGTGTTACGGAAGAGCGTATCGGAGTGATTTAGGATCTGGATTATTTAGAAGTGAGGCATTGCTTTAGATGGTGAGAATGAAAACTGAATGAGGGGAAGAGAATGGATCATGGTACGAGTAGGAGATTGGGTGAAGGTGCGTTTATCTGAATATGATGTGATCGGTTATGTAGTGTGGATTTTTGATTATTCAGTGGAAATTCAAAAAACGATTTGTGTCCGAAATGGTGAAATAGAGCCAATCGAAAAGCGACTGGGAACCTATTCGCTATATGAAATAAACCTTATTCCGGATATGATTCACCCTGAAGATTTAAAAGAATTGATTGATATGGCATTAGATCAACATGACCGGCAATGGTTCGAGGAACTAATGAAGAAGAAAAACAGGACTCTAACAAAACTGTACAAGCAGACGAGACCATGAATAGGATGAAAGAAATGACTCCTTCCTTAAAAGTTAATTTTTAAAAAAAGCGAAATTGCTTAAAAAAGCGCCCTTATTCTTCCATTGAGTAAGGGCTTTTTGTCCATTGTGAGGCGCGTCTACATTTAATGTAATGTATGGATAAATAGATTCTCCTAATGATCTTTGTACAAGGCAAAGAGTTTATATAGAAAAGGAATTATAGCAAAGATTGTCGAACTGATAGGGAAAGGCGGCAGTTGCTGAAAGACAAAAAAACGCATGGGGAGAGTTAGTGAATAAGAAATCCTTAATCGTCTCTAGATGTTAAGGATAATAAATTAGTTGAAGGGGGAGAGCGGTGTAATGATTGAACTTGAATATTTTGAACGTCCAGATTTTAATCAGCTGATTCGTTGGATTGATTCACCGGAATTTTTACTTCAGTGGGGAGGACCTCAATTTGATTACCCGCTGAACGAAAGTCAATTAGAAAAGTACATTGAGAATGCAAATCGTGATACCTCTGATACTTTGGTTTATAAAGTGATACATAAAGAAACAGGGAATGTGATCGGCCATATTTCTCTGGGGAAAATAGACAGGAAAAATAAATCAGCAAGAATAGGGAAAGTTTTAGTGGGAGAAAAAAATTTAAGAGGTCAAGGGATAGGTTCATTGATGGTAAAAGAACTATTGAAAATAGCATTTGAAGAACTAAAATTGCATAGAGTTAGTCTTGGCGTATTTGACTTTAATAAATCTGCGATCGCTTGTTATGAAAAGGTTGGTTTTAAAAAAGAAGGATTGCTCAGAGATTGCAGAAAAACAGGAAATGATTATTGGAGCTTATGGGAGATGAGCATTTTAGAACAGGAGTGGTTTGATCAAAAATGAATTCTTGATGCACACTGTGAAGGAAGAGCTGGACTTCCATCTGTGGTGCGGGATTAGCAGCAGAATTAGGTTGTAACTCAACTTTCGCAGTGAAAAATTTATGAATAATCCTTGATTTGATAGGTTTCTTTGGGTATCTCATATTCACTTGACACTGAAAAAATTCGTCTAAAAAACAAAAAGACACCTCTTTCTTTTGGTAAACTATTGGTGACCAAACCAAAAAAACCAAAGAAAGAAAGGTGTCACCATTATGATAACGAAAAAAGTGAATGGCTAGCCATTTTGAGTACAGATACCACGCTGTCTAATGAAGAAATCGTTCGAATCTATGGGATGCGTTGGGACATTGAAACCTTTTTTAAATTCAGTAAATCGTTTTTACATTTAGCCAAAGAGTTTCAAGGTCGTTCCTATGACATGATGATTAGCCATACTACCATTGTCTTCACTCGGTATATCTTGATTGCTTGGCAACTTCGGAAAGAAGAGGATCCGAAGACCATGGGCAACTTATTCTTGTTTCTATGTGACGAAGTAAAGGAGATGGACTTTAAAACGGCTTTACTACAATTGATTTCTCTTTTCCAAACTTTGGCTGAAGCTAAGGTTTATTTGAGTATGGACATTTTTCAGTGTCAACTGTCCAATTGGATTACTTCTTTACCTCGTTATATCAAGGACTGTCTCCATATTTCTGTGTGCGAAAGTTGAGGTTGTAACTAATTAATAGATGTTTACTTATAAAACAAACATTTTAATCATTAAAGTGGTCAAACCGGAAAAATATTAGAAAATTCTACAGAACAGGGAGAAATTTGCTTCCCCCTTAAATCCATACGGATAAAAAGCATGAATCGGGAATTCCGTTGGTGCTTCAATATTCGTTGTGTCCCGAATGATGAGGCTGCTGATATGGTTGATAGTATGGATAATGAGAGGAATGACGGATTTCGTTCTGGCTATGATGGGCCAATCTAGTTTGTTCCTTTTGATATTGCTCGCGATGACAGTTTTTGTATGGTCCTATAAAGGTATTGGGTTGAATAGGAGCGATCGTTTTTTTCCAATCATTTTCATTGAGGCAGTAGGTGTGGGCTATGATATTTGGTGGGGTAAATTTCAAAAGATCTGAACCTAAAATCACTTCAGGAGTCGGTGCGTTAAATATGGCTAGAAGATGTGTATGATCTTTCGTCGCTACTTCGTAATGCCACCATCCTTGTGGAACATTGGCCACTTGGCCTGGTTTTATGGGATAGTTATGGATTTGTTTGGTAAATGGATTGAATAAGGAAACGACGGCAGCTCCTGAAATACAATAAACCAGCTCTGCCGCATTTTGATGATAATGTGGCTCGATCACATTATTTTTGCTTAAGAAAATATCCAATAAAGAAATATTTTCTAATGTGTTTAACTGTTCGATCCCTAATACATTGATAAAGTTGTGTTTATCTTTTGTGAACGCATTGCTTTTGTTTACATCGAAAGTGAATTGAGTGTGAGGTGATGTGTAATCCATATACAAAACCATGGTTCATTCATCCTTTTATTTGAATATCGTGATTACAAACTAATTTATGTCAATGCGTATTAAGCAGTGCGTGTACCTATCATGATGGAAGAACTCAAAAAGTTTGCAACACAGCACTTGATGATACGAAACTCAGTAATCATTAAATGAAAAGGCACCGATATAAAATCGGTGCCCAAAAGTGGCTGTGTTGGCAGAGCTTTGAATTTTTACCAATCAAAGCCCGAGAAGAATGATATCAGTTTTGGTTTATTAATGTCGATGATAAAATAATGGTTTTATTTACAAATATTGTATTATATCCAAAAAATAAAAACGCCAAGATCTTTTCCGACATGCCAGAATCGTCTTGCCTTAGGGAAAATCTTGTATAGATATTGATGAAGTTGTCCTTATTTAAAATGCAAATTTTATCGTAAAGGATAGGCGGGTAAGATAGTTTCGATACCGCCACATGGGTGCGAAAAACGCGTTGGCAGTGCGGAAAGCTAGAGCATATGTCTAAGATCGTGGATCGTTTTTTTTTTTTTCACTTATGAGATATTATGAAAATGCCCTACTACAAAAAGAAGGCAGTTTGCTGCATTAATAGCAGCATTTATTAGGGTAACCAGGGTCAACAACCACATTTCTTGTAACAGGCCTGTAAATATGTTTAGGTACATTGACGATGTTGTATCTATTGACATTTACGACTGGATGAATGTAGGGCACTTGGCGAGGGACAAAATGATCTCGGACACGATGTATTGGCGGACACACAATAGGTCTAGGACGATGATGCATCTATGAAACACCTTCTAATGTTTGTAGTATATTACATGCAAAAGCAAGTCCTTTTGAAACGACAGTTATCATGAGAAAAAGGTACAATTTTATAGAAGATATCCATTTCGCTAATATCTAGTTTGATGACGAAAGATTCGTAGAGAAAGGAATTTTGTATTTTTACGGTATTGTCGAAAAAGATGGTGATTTAGTGATTAGGTATTTATTAAGCAAGATCGATTTTCATCATCATTTTGATGAAAAACTGGCTGATTTCATGAAAAGAGATATAAAAGAAGAGAAAATAGTATTCATTCCAACATCACCTGATGAAAAGATAACCACTCAAAAATATGTTGAAGAAACTTTACGGTTTTTTGAAAAAGCCCAAATTCATTTTAAAAAATCAGTCACTTTATACAGTGATATGGATCCAGAAGCAATGTCAAAAGAAATAAAGGGTGCTTCAGTTCTATATTTAATGGGTGGAAATACCTTGCGGCAGTATAATTTTATCGTTCATCACAATCTTCAATCCGTTTTAAAAGAATTTAAAGGAGTCGTAATCGGAATCAGTGCTGGTGCCATAAATATGTGCAGAAAAGCAATCCTTACACCTATCCATGAAGTAGAAGAAGTGCACCTATATAATGGTCTCGATTTAGTAAGTTTCAGTGTCGAGGTCCATTTCGAACACAGCAATAAAATCCACGAACAAATGGTTTTAAATATTGCTGGAAAGATTGATAACGAATTATATTGCATTTCGGATTTCTCTGCCATTAGGTTGGACGATCATAATCATATGTCCATTATTGGAAGCGGAGTTTATAAAGTTTCGGGGAATGAGATATTAAAATTGTCATAACTAAAACACGGTATAAAATATATAGAAAGATGATTCGACGATAGAGATTCTTTGTCATAGTAGGTTCAACTGGCGAGCATTTAAATCCGTGTTTTCTATGATGATCAATGGCCGAATGGGAAGGAAGAGTTCGCTCATTCAAAAAGGAGATGATTGAAAACATCATCTCCTTTTACAGTGTTCTCTATGAAGGAAAGATCTATTTTATTTCATAATGGAGCATGAATATGCAATATCATGCAAATAAATGGAAGTTGGATATTAACTCGCTTTTTTCAAGACTTCCTTTTTTTCTTTTCTTCCGATTCGATAAAACCAAAAACCTAAAGCGGCAAAGAATATAGGTCCTACTATAAGCGGTGCATATTGTGATACGGTCGTGTCCGGAGCGGGAATCAAAGTTAATATGATGGTTCCTGTAACGGAAATCAATCCAATGCCTGCAACCACATAAGCTAATGCATTTTTCTTTATTTTGAACGGTCTGACTGTTGCCTGGTCCGTCTTGCGCAATTTGATATAAGCACAAATTAAAAAGAGATAAGGAATAAAGAAGGCAAGAGTGGCCATAAGGACCAGCATGTTCAAAGCTTTCGATATAGTCGGAACAAAACCGGAAAGCACTAATATAACGGATACGCCTGCAGCTTGCCAAAGAATCAGGTTGGCGGGCATATCTGTTTTATTCATTTTTGTTAGAAATGGGGGCAGAATCGCTTTTCCGCTGTTATAGAACATGACGCTCGGATTCAAAATTAAAAAAGACAATGCACCCATCGTTGAAATGGCAAAACAAATCCCAAGCATTTGCGATAATGAAAACGGTAAATGGAACTGTTTTGTCATTTGATCCGCAAATAAGAATAAAGCCGTCGCCGTTTGATCCGGTTTGATGTTAAACACAAATTGAAAAGCGATGGTCCCAAGAATATAGATTCCTCCAATGATGACTGAAGAAATCAAAATGGCTTTTGGAAATGTTTTTTGCGGATTTTTTACGTCGCCAGCGATGGTACCCAGCATTTCCATTCCTGCAAAGGCGAACATCAATGTTGACAAAAACATCACTGTATCTAATGAAAGATGATTAGGCGTCATCGTCCGTACTGAAAATTCTGTTGCTGAATGATGTCCGCTTAAAATACTGGCGAATCCAAAGCCGAAAATTAAGATGACTGGCACAATTAATCCAAGCGGGGTTCCGATGGCCGCCAATTTCTCGCTCATTCGGGTGCCACGCAATGTCAATAACGTAATAACCCAGAAAATAGTTAGGGATATCACTGTTGTTAATATTTTGTTATGGATCATTTGCTGTTGATTGATGGCATAAGCAATATTCACGATGATTCCAAGTAATAGGGATGGATAATAAGTGAAATTTGCCACCCAATAAAACCAACTGCATAAAAAGCTTGCTTTTTGGCCAAAAGCACGGTTTACCCACGCACTCACTCCACCTTGTTCGGGATAGGTTGTCGCCAACTCCGCCACGATTAAACTAATCGGAATAAAGAATAAGAACGCGGCTAAGACCCAAAATATGATAGCAGACGGTCCAACCGTAGCCGCAAAAGGAATATTTTTTAAACCTAATATGGTATTTGTACTGATGATCGTTAAACCCAATACACCGATCTTCTTTTTTTCTGTCATTGCTGTTTACCCTTTCTTAGTGATTCATGTAATAGATACGATTAATAATACATAGGGTAGAATAATTATGCAACTCATTTTATTAAAATAATATTTTTTCATCAATTATAATTATTTTGTTAATTTTGTTTTTTAGTAGGATGTTCTTTATTATAAAGCCCTCAATTTTCATAAACTCACCGGCAGTCTTGTGTTTATTTACACTCCGTTCAGAAAAAAGTTAAATAAAGATTTTCCCAACAGTGGACAAAATGATTAGAATCGTATCTTGATACAATTTCAACATTTACGAGGTCAATAGATTGCCCTTGATATGAATAGTCAACTATTGGGCTTTAAAAGCGTGATCCATCTGTCTTTCATTGATAAGCATGAAATGCTGTTGCGTAAAGTAAAAAGGGCCGAAAAATCACAAAAGCGTTCCGTCAAAACGGAACGCTTAAATCAGCTTTAACTGACATGACTAAGAAAAAAGCTGATGCAATGCTTATTTTCATTTCTACTGAATCTTTCATTCATGTGTATAGGATGTCAGAGGAGAGGGTGTGGCTATGAGATCGTTATGTGAAATTATTCACAAAAATGAACAGGTTTAGTTGTGTAGTTGAGTTGTTACAGGGGAATGCCGCCACTAAAGCGGATGAATGGACAAGAAAGCCATCATTCTGTTTATAGTGTGAAAGCTAAACTTAGTGATCTTAAAAACACGGTCGATTTTCTGATCCAACAAGGCAGGAATTCATTCTCCATCCAAATAAAACTTTTCAAATAGTTCGATTGGCTTGCGGTTAAAAGATTATAAGAGTGTCATCTCCCTATCAATCACTTCAATCCGTTTTTCTTTTAGAATTAATAATATAGTAACTGATCACTAAAGCTAAAATAGATAAAGTGTACAAAAATGTATTCATGGGATTTTCATGACATACAATGATCAAGCGTATCATGGCAGTAATGCCAATATATACAAAGTAGCGCAGCGGGAAGTGATAATTCCCTTGGAAATTTTTATAATCATCGAAATGAATTCGAAATACAAGAAGAATATCAGGAAGCGTTCAAGAAGATGATAGTGGATTTCAACTCCTTGATTAAAGACGACAAAACGAATAGAATAAACGATCTCCTTACCAAGCAAAAAACATAAAACAACGGCAAGTAAAATCAATGCTATATTTAGGATAGCTTGAAAAATTGCCGGGATCGTCGAATTGGAATATTTTTTTGGATTTAATTGTCTCATT of the Bacillus smithii genome contains:
- a CDS encoding Type 1 glutamine amidotransferase-like domain-containing protein, which encodes MYFYGIVEKDGDLVIRYLLSKIDFHHHFDEKLADFMKRDIKEEKIVFIPTSPDEKITTQKYVEETLRFFEKAQIHFKKSVTLYSDMDPEAMSKEIKGASVLYLMGGNTLRQYNFIVHHNLQSVLKEFKGVVIGISAGAINMCRKAILTPIHEVEEVHLYNGLDLVSFSVEVHFEHSNKIHEQMVLNIAGKIDNELYCISDFSAIRLDDHNHMSIIGSGVYKVSGNEILKLS
- a CDS encoding cupin domain-containing protein → MVLYMDYTSPHTQFTFDVNKSNAFTKDKHNFINVLGIEQLNTLENISLLDIFLSKNNVIEPHYHQNAAELVYCISGAAVVSLFNPFTKQIHNYPIKPGQVANVPQGWWHYEVATKDHTHLLAIFNAPTPEVILGSDLLKFTPPNIIAHTYCLNENDWKKTIAPIQPNTFIGPYKNCHREQYQKEQTRLAHHSQNEIRHSSHYPYYQPYQQPHHSGHNEY
- a CDS encoding DUF4879 domain-containing protein, translating into MKKVLSVFLVSLLAIPFMFSGTAHAAPAPALTNIQFIGVTSDGENGNWEKIGFNQQSASIPMSGENGYIAVYVEGTIQAGTLRIYNNGNNITSSTFQALPDDYVTDSNNIVIGTIKYIGIPLSAVSSGTFTVSANNYYPPNNTIYDNLFITVNK
- a CDS encoding aliphatic sulfonate ABC transporter substrate-binding protein, whose translation is MISKTYKMAVMIFVMTLVWILDGCSHSVSQESEVKTVKLDYAYYNPVSLVLKEKKWLEDDLRKDGIGVEWIFSAGSNKSLELLNSRSIDFGSTSGASALLGRANGNPIKSIYVFSKPEWTALVVRADSPIKKVKDLKGKKIAVTRGTDPYIFLLRALGTAGLSEKDVEIVQLQHPDGKTALEKGDVDAWAGLDPYMAQTEIEKHSKLFFRHPDWNTYGFLNVREEFAKDHPEIVKKVLKAYEKARKWALENPDEFEKLVAAESKQNDKVAAKVIHRTDLTNPVIGEVHKRTIEASGEVLLKSGAMEKSVDIKKTADNLIDPEYIENINKK
- a CDS encoding ABC transporter ATP-binding protein; translated protein: MVKEVSKRFNNVQVLNHLNLEIEPGEFVAIIGRSGCGKSTLLRLLAGLDVPTEGEVLLDNKRVKGVHPDTRILFQDARLLPWKRVIANVQIGARNGDKDRAEEALQLVGLEHKAKEWPGILSGGQRQRVALARALAGNPRLLLLDEPLSALDALTRIEMQELIERIWHQQRFSAVLVTHDVSEAVALADRIVLIENGAISLDIPVDLPRPRERNTGFAYYEKLILDRLMGKVTKETLESAFMFSSK
- a CDS encoding GNAT family N-acetyltransferase codes for the protein MIELEYFERPDFNQLIRWIDSPEFLLQWGGPQFDYPLNESQLEKYIENANRDTSDTLVYKVIHKETGNVIGHISLGKIDRKNKSARIGKVLVGEKNLRGQGIGSLMVKELLKIAFEELKLHRVSLGVFDFNKSAIACYEKVGFKKEGLLRDCRKTGNDYWSLWEMSILEQEWFDQK
- a CDS encoding transposase — translated: MGISYSLDTEKIRLKNKKTPLSFGKLLVTKPKKPKKERCHHYDNEKSEWLAILSTDTTLSNEEIVRIYGMRWDIETFFKFSKSFLHLAKEFQGRSYDMMISHTTIVFTRYILIAWQLRKEEDPKTMGNLFLFLCDEVKEMDFKTALLQLISLFQTLAEAKVYLSMDIFQCQLSNWITSLPRYIKDCLHISVCES
- a CDS encoding ABC transporter permease, encoding MRQWKKHFFITGMGLIIPIFIIILWQTLSINGLIPPNIMPSPLKIVSTIVDLFRGGELMEHVGITLYRVSVGFLLGTAVALLFGVLNGYFRTFRYLLDPLIQALRNIPSLAWVPLFLLWMGISETSKISLIALGVFFPVYLNLVSGIQGVDRRLLEVGLVHGYHGWRLIRHFFLPAALPSFIVGLRSGLGLGWMFVVAAEIMGASKGLGFLMMDGQTTGRPAIIVASILLFALFGKCTDYFLELVGRRILAWQDIYQSLERGNV
- a CDS encoding IDEAL domain-containing protein is translated as MVRVGDWVKVRLSEYDVIGYVVWIFDYSVEIQKTICVRNGEIEPIEKRLGTYSLYEINLIPDMIHPEDLKELIDMALDQHDRQWFEELMKKKNRTLTKLYKQTRP